A region of Maridesulfovibrio sp. DNA encodes the following proteins:
- a CDS encoding ATP-binding protein, which translates to MNEQNIKISVPDTKERKRRQREYYLAFFCLLVFVGLGFVQLKYIGLNSYLFVGLFNLNFILLLIVLFIVVRNGVKLLLERRRRVLGSKLRTRMVLSFMSLSLVPTLLMFFMAMQFVQISVDYWFKNQVEESMVQSLELGRAFYASAQEGLERRGNNILGTIKESRYAWGGKSMKKFLGKKLGEYDLGLLGVVRPDRAKINWYSQGSWDKAWSEINAKVDWDDMIKNPRFWSTIHPMPGNDMVIGILPVDEGKTGFLIIGENIGQGLLYKLDRVVRGLDEYKQLKTLKYPLKMSLYLTLGVTTLLIILGSIWFGFRLSKELSAPIQALAAGSQRIARGDLSVRLEDRSDDELGFMVQSFNRMAEDLEDSQKSLKTANERLAQQNQELERRGRYMEAVLNNITAGVISLNEEGKISTVNSAIEEMLGIEARFVHGKDPLALLPEGDLASLIAEARSHMATSPFSQWQRQLSLTVDGRHRKFLVNVVALKSGESSTGIVAVFEDITELEKMQRIAAWREVARRIAHEIKNPLTPIKLSAQRLQRKFGPEIENNVFRESTDLIISQVEHLQQMVQEFSAYAKLPEVRLVPDNITPLLEEVVSLYRNSHSNIDWSLAFKEELPPLELDREAMRRTLINLLTNAAEALDGCENPAVTITAMHDATLGWLRIEVQDNGPGLSADERSRMFEPYFSSKKSGTGLGLTIVKSIVTDHRGFIRVKPAEPHGTIFVLELPT; encoded by the coding sequence ATGAACGAGCAAAACATCAAAATCAGCGTACCGGACACGAAAGAACGCAAACGCAGGCAGCGTGAATACTACCTTGCCTTCTTCTGCCTGCTGGTCTTTGTGGGCCTTGGGTTTGTTCAGCTCAAATATATCGGGCTCAATTCATACCTTTTCGTGGGCTTGTTTAACCTGAACTTTATCCTGCTGCTCATTGTCCTCTTTATTGTGGTCCGCAACGGCGTAAAGCTGCTCCTAGAACGGAGACGGAGGGTACTCGGCTCCAAACTGCGAACGCGCATGGTTCTTTCCTTCATGTCCCTTTCCCTTGTGCCGACCCTGCTCATGTTCTTCATGGCCATGCAGTTTGTACAGATTTCAGTGGACTACTGGTTTAAAAATCAGGTGGAAGAATCCATGGTCCAATCTCTTGAGCTGGGAAGGGCTTTCTATGCCTCGGCTCAGGAAGGGCTTGAACGGCGTGGCAATAATATCCTCGGCACCATCAAGGAAAGCCGCTACGCATGGGGCGGTAAATCCATGAAAAAATTTCTCGGCAAAAAACTGGGGGAATACGATCTCGGCCTGCTGGGGGTTGTCCGCCCGGACCGCGCTAAAATCAACTGGTATTCACAGGGGTCGTGGGATAAGGCATGGTCGGAAATCAATGCCAAAGTTGACTGGGATGACATGATAAAAAATCCCCGTTTCTGGTCCACCATCCACCCCATGCCCGGCAATGATATGGTCATCGGTATCCTGCCTGTTGACGAAGGCAAAACCGGATTCCTGATCATCGGGGAGAATATAGGACAGGGACTGCTCTACAAGCTGGACCGGGTTGTACGGGGTCTTGATGAATACAAACAGCTCAAGACCCTAAAATATCCGCTAAAAATGAGCCTTTACCTGACTCTGGGGGTTACCACCCTGTTGATCATTCTGGGCTCAATCTGGTTCGGATTCCGTCTTTCCAAGGAGCTTTCAGCTCCCATTCAGGCCTTGGCTGCGGGTTCGCAACGCATTGCCCGCGGCGATCTCAGCGTCCGCCTTGAGGACCGTTCTGACGATGAACTGGGCTTCATGGTCCAATCCTTCAACCGCATGGCCGAAGACCTTGAGGACAGCCAGAAAAGCCTGAAAACAGCCAACGAACGACTGGCCCAGCAGAATCAGGAACTTGAACGCAGGGGCCGCTACATGGAAGCGGTACTCAACAACATTACTGCCGGTGTCATTTCCCTCAATGAAGAAGGCAAGATCAGCACTGTCAACTCGGCCATTGAGGAAATGCTGGGTATTGAAGCCCGCTTTGTTCACGGCAAAGATCCGCTGGCCCTGCTGCCTGAAGGAGATCTGGCCTCACTCATTGCCGAAGCACGTTCTCACATGGCCACCAGCCCTTTCTCCCAATGGCAGAGACAGCTTTCCCTTACTGTGGATGGCCGGCACAGAAAATTTCTGGTCAACGTGGTTGCCCTGAAGTCAGGAGAATCCAGCACCGGTATCGTGGCTGTGTTCGAGGATATTACCGAGCTTGAAAAAATGCAGCGTATCGCAGCATGGCGTGAAGTTGCCCGGCGTATCGCCCACGAGATAAAAAACCCGCTCACACCCATCAAACTCTCTGCCCAGCGGTTGCAGCGCAAATTCGGTCCGGAAATCGAAAACAATGTATTCCGGGAATCCACGGACCTGATTATTTCACAGGTGGAACACCTGCAACAGATGGTGCAGGAGTTCTCCGCCTACGCCAAGCTGCCTGAAGTGCGCCTTGTGCCGGACAATATAACTCCTCTGCTGGAAGAAGTGGTCAGCCTTTACCGCAACAGCCACAGCAATATTGACTGGTCTCTGGCCTTTAAAGAAGAACTGCCGCCGCTTGAACTGGACCGCGAAGCCATGCGCCGGACCCTGATCAATCTACTGACCAACGCTGCGGAAGCCCTTGACGGCTGCGAAAACCCGGCGGTAACCATCACCGCCATGCATGATGCAACGCTGGGCTGGTTGCGCATTGAAGTTCAGGACAACGGTCCCGGACTTTCCGCAGATGAACGCTCCCGCATGTTCGAACCGTATTTTTCCAGCAAAAAAAGCGGTACCGGATTGGGATTGACCATTGTAAAGTCCATTGTCACCGACCACAGGGGCTTTATCCGGGTAAAACCGGCCGAACCGCACGGGACAATATTTGTACTGGAACTGCCTACCTGA
- a CDS encoding BC1872 family protein, giving the protein MAEYTYESLEELLKEKLGDAMPERAMEDIHDALKITEKMEEEGWVFKLEDLSRGSMTETDWRATLKKDGKDFSGQSDHAALAVCVAVADALVG; this is encoded by the coding sequence ATGGCTGAATATACATATGAAAGTCTGGAAGAACTACTCAAGGAAAAGCTCGGTGACGCCATGCCTGAACGGGCCATGGAAGATATTCACGATGCGTTGAAAATTACCGAGAAGATGGAAGAAGAGGGCTGGGTATTTAAGCTGGAAGACCTAAGCCGGGGCAGTATGACCGAAACCGACTGGCGCGCTACTCTTAAGAAAGACGGCAAGGATTTTTCCGGTCAAAGCGACCACGCTGCTCTGGCGGTTTGTGTTGCTGTGGCGGATGCTTTGGTGGGGTAG
- the rpiB gene encoding ribose 5-phosphate isomerase B produces MAGKVVIGSDHGGFTLKAFAIKLLSDMGYDVIDAGPEEAVSCDYPVYAEKVAEIVTGEEIPGILICGTGLGMSMAANKIKGIRAAMCTNEYMAKMARAHNNANILCLGERVIGPGLAEEIIRAFMTSEFEGDRHLRRINLFDK; encoded by the coding sequence ATGGCCGGTAAAGTTGTAATCGGTTCGGACCACGGGGGCTTCACCCTCAAAGCATTTGCCATTAAACTGCTCAGTGACATGGGCTACGATGTAATTGATGCCGGACCTGAAGAAGCTGTCAGCTGTGACTATCCTGTTTACGCCGAAAAAGTTGCCGAGATAGTTACCGGGGAAGAAATTCCCGGAATCCTGATTTGCGGAACCGGACTGGGTATGTCCATGGCCGCTAACAAAATCAAAGGTATCCGCGCCGCAATGTGTACCAACGAGTACATGGCTAAGATGGCCCGTGCACACAACAACGCAAATATTCTCTGCTTAGGTGAAAGGGTCATCGGCCCCGGTCTGGCCGAAGAAATAATCCGCGCCTTCATGACTTCAGAATTTGAAGGTGATCGGCACCTGCGCAGAATTAATCTTTTCGATAAATAG
- a CDS encoding DUF4390 domain-containing protein — MKAETSITKRAEQNHPCFSVVRILLLWLCFFVISLPATVQASTLHLKNMVLDNQAGSIMARFGIELTADTQVEDALHDGMKLKLVCKALLYEHKDIWLDSEVAGKTYTNKLYFDSLSNQFVLEKPGSKKIYRNKSLSILLREEWQNIVLDLGPWSTLQRKERYKLQLKVRLDRTEVPAWLKNTLFFWSWDIIPAATYQLDFTY, encoded by the coding sequence ATGAAAGCGGAAACATCAATTACCAAAAGGGCTGAGCAGAATCATCCATGCTTTTCTGTGGTGCGGATACTGCTTCTGTGGCTGTGCTTTTTTGTTATTTCCCTTCCCGCCACGGTGCAGGCCAGCACCTTGCATCTCAAAAATATGGTGCTGGACAATCAGGCCGGTTCCATCATGGCCCGATTCGGCATAGAACTCACTGCCGACACGCAGGTGGAAGATGCCCTGCACGACGGCATGAAACTTAAACTTGTCTGCAAAGCATTACTCTACGAGCACAAAGATATCTGGCTGGATTCCGAAGTGGCCGGAAAGACATACACCAACAAACTTTACTTCGACTCCTTATCCAACCAGTTTGTACTGGAAAAACCGGGCAGTAAAAAAATATACAGAAACAAAAGCCTAAGCATACTGCTGCGGGAGGAATGGCAAAACATCGTCCTGGATCTGGGACCATGGTCCACCCTGCAGCGGAAAGAACGTTATAAGCTGCAGCTCAAGGTCCGCCTCGACCGCACCGAAGTTCCGGCATGGCTCAAAAACACCCTGTTTTTCTGGTCTTGGGATATAATTCCCGCCGCAACATACCAACTGGATTTTACCTACTGA
- a CDS encoding DUF748 domain-containing protein, translated as MLKKICEQWNGLNRPGKAGVVIAGLLIFYTLVGFLLIPFTLRKVALAKLPDVLHRPVQLERVAFNPYTLNLSLEGFKIGKKEGEGNLFAFKLFDLNLDSFSIFRLSLILDQIKIVDPQVDLSVFRGGSSISDLIPDGNVEEQPEEKTEEEKKMFPFIVRDLVVSNGTCKVYDKVRDVRHVVSSIDLFVPFTSSLFRDNEKQVQPSLDMIINGTPFSMKGHTLPFNQSLKTEFDFSLKNAQLAEYWPYLPIYETTELKSGSLSTDLILSFERGESLLPRVLISGKASISKFDLAARKGPSLLKFSDLIVDVDEVSLLQRILQISSVRLNDPYLKIGLKEDGSPDLLDYLAPSIEAGEKSRKAENGTEAESGPALAALVKDFKLEGGLVDFTDNAFGKGFNKKVGPIMVHAGNVSTAENAAGTWDFRIGSNATEIVSGQGGMTVVPLSVNGSAVVEDLDVPDYHVYLDDTLPLDVAKGKVGLGSSFSFGARNGTVRLEKIRVNVDGLELQPKGGGKTLIGLGGFAISNGTVDVNKKSVVIDSIDLNKLLIRIMRDKNGIDLLKQIEMHQRKTSSEGLGVPAKQPAEPSDSAESVDSEEKPWQVALNKFNLNNSSFEFIDLAATQKTVTSISDIEIGVNGLTYPEKNPLSLDISALINKRGSIKINGQAGPESLKGKGSVQVHKLRLRDFNGYLPPQMQMNIARGHIDVRGKWNFSAAEEPVAGYTGKVQLKDVLIRDNKGNKQFFHLEDLAVREIDFLSAPLKVNVGSIAVLAPKVNVEREQDGTFNISRMLTGKRAEPVDDAAVDAQAEQVAEKAETAQAGGTAPADGVSELKGPTADEKKANFVTVNKIFMSNGTVTFKDYAVSPAFELDISKMRSAVRGLELPNGERTDLSFNATLDQQSPLVAEGFLQPTPEGADTDIKISLANLDMTQLSPYTEKFIAYPVSTGMLSSDVGIKLRGKFIAVDNVFDIYKFDVGNKINNPDAPNIPIGLGLALLRDSSGNIRLDIPVEGDLSDPQFRLGKVIGRAIVNLLVKAVTSPFALIGALVGGGEDMDVMAFEPGKDGFKEGELSKVESVAKAMIDRPGLKLEVSGFTAPEDIPAMEKATFRRQVAMPKFLELEGDENAPKSVDEVVVSEEEYPEYLEAAYKAATFERPKNFLGIVVAQPVPDMEKALRDHIKITDTQLAELARRRAERVRTLLVQQSGIAPERVFLKGVSATGKGTGPRVELGLQ; from the coding sequence ATGCTCAAGAAAATATGTGAACAGTGGAATGGACTGAACCGTCCGGGCAAGGCCGGGGTTGTCATTGCCGGGCTACTGATATTCTATACTCTCGTTGGTTTTTTGCTTATCCCATTTACTCTTAGGAAAGTTGCGCTGGCCAAGCTTCCGGATGTGCTGCACAGGCCGGTACAGTTAGAGCGGGTGGCTTTTAATCCCTACACCCTGAACCTTTCCTTAGAAGGATTTAAAATAGGTAAAAAGGAAGGCGAGGGGAATCTTTTCGCCTTTAAGCTGTTTGATCTCAATCTAGATTCTTTTTCCATTTTCAGGCTTTCCCTGATTCTTGACCAGATAAAAATAGTTGATCCTCAGGTTGATCTCTCCGTTTTCCGGGGCGGGAGCAGTATTTCCGATCTTATTCCCGACGGGAATGTTGAAGAGCAGCCGGAAGAGAAGACCGAAGAGGAAAAAAAGATGTTTCCCTTCATTGTCCGCGATCTGGTTGTCAGCAACGGAACCTGTAAGGTCTATGATAAGGTACGTGATGTACGCCACGTGGTTTCCAGCATCGACCTGTTCGTACCTTTTACTTCATCTCTGTTCCGTGACAATGAGAAACAGGTCCAGCCCAGCCTTGATATGATTATAAACGGTACCCCCTTTTCCATGAAGGGACATACCCTGCCTTTTAACCAGAGTCTGAAAACAGAATTTGATTTTTCCCTTAAAAATGCTCAATTGGCTGAATACTGGCCTTACCTGCCCATTTATGAAACTACCGAGCTCAAGAGCGGAAGCCTGAGTACCGACCTGATTCTTTCTTTTGAGCGCGGAGAATCCCTGCTGCCAAGAGTGCTTATAAGCGGCAAAGCCAGTATTTCAAAATTCGACCTTGCAGCCAGAAAAGGCCCGTCGCTTCTCAAATTCAGCGATTTAATCGTTGATGTGGATGAGGTGAGTCTCCTGCAACGAATACTACAGATTTCTTCCGTCAGGCTGAATGACCCTTATTTAAAAATCGGCCTTAAGGAGGATGGTAGTCCGGATCTTCTGGATTATCTCGCTCCGTCCATAGAAGCAGGTGAAAAGTCTCGAAAAGCCGAGAATGGAACCGAGGCAGAAAGCGGACCTGCTCTTGCCGCATTGGTTAAGGACTTCAAGCTTGAAGGCGGTCTGGTGGATTTCACAGACAACGCTTTTGGAAAAGGTTTCAACAAGAAAGTCGGACCGATTATGGTCCATGCCGGAAATGTAAGCACCGCCGAGAATGCGGCAGGGACATGGGATTTCAGGATTGGTTCCAATGCAACCGAGATAGTCAGCGGACAGGGCGGTATGACCGTTGTTCCCTTGTCCGTTAACGGCTCTGCAGTCGTAGAAGATCTTGATGTACCCGACTATCATGTTTATCTGGATGATACTCTGCCCCTTGATGTTGCCAAAGGCAAGGTCGGGCTGGGCAGTTCTTTCAGTTTCGGTGCCCGGAACGGAACCGTGCGGCTGGAAAAAATCAGGGTCAATGTGGATGGACTTGAGCTGCAGCCCAAGGGGGGCGGCAAAACATTGATCGGCCTTGGCGGATTCGCCATAAGTAACGGCACGGTGGATGTTAACAAGAAGTCCGTTGTCATAGATTCCATTGATCTAAACAAACTTCTGATCCGGATCATGCGTGATAAAAATGGCATCGACCTGCTTAAGCAGATTGAAATGCACCAGCGGAAGACCAGTTCTGAAGGTCTAGGTGTTCCGGCCAAGCAGCCTGCCGAACCATCCGACTCTGCCGAATCCGTTGATTCGGAAGAGAAGCCGTGGCAGGTGGCACTGAATAAATTCAACCTTAATAATTCAAGTTTTGAGTTCATTGATCTGGCAGCCACTCAAAAGACGGTTACCAGTATCAGTGATATTGAAATCGGGGTGAACGGGTTGACCTACCCGGAAAAAAATCCGCTCAGTCTGGATATTTCAGCACTGATCAACAAGCGTGGGTCCATCAAAATAAACGGGCAGGCCGGGCCGGAATCACTCAAAGGAAAGGGCAGCGTGCAGGTTCATAAATTGCGTTTACGCGATTTTAACGGTTACCTGCCTCCGCAGATGCAAATGAATATTGCCCGCGGACATATAGACGTGCGCGGTAAATGGAATTTTTCGGCGGCAGAAGAGCCTGTTGCCGGGTACACAGGTAAAGTTCAGCTCAAGGATGTGCTTATCCGGGATAATAAGGGTAACAAGCAGTTTTTCCATCTTGAAGATCTTGCCGTACGTGAAATTGATTTTTTGTCCGCACCTCTTAAAGTCAATGTCGGTTCCATTGCTGTGCTGGCTCCAAAAGTTAATGTAGAACGAGAGCAGGACGGAACTTTCAACATTTCCCGTATGTTGACCGGAAAAAGGGCTGAACCTGTGGATGATGCTGCTGTTGATGCACAGGCCGAGCAGGTCGCTGAGAAAGCGGAAACAGCGCAGGCGGGAGGCACTGCCCCGGCTGACGGAGTTTCCGAGCTCAAGGGACCGACTGCCGATGAAAAGAAGGCTAATTTTGTTACCGTAAATAAGATTTTCATGAGCAACGGCACAGTGACCTTTAAGGATTACGCCGTCTCCCCGGCATTTGAGCTGGACATCAGTAAGATGCGTTCTGCGGTACGCGGCCTTGAGCTTCCTAATGGAGAGCGCACAGATCTTTCATTCAACGCTACTCTTGATCAGCAATCTCCATTGGTGGCTGAAGGTTTTCTGCAACCTACTCCCGAAGGAGCTGATACGGATATCAAAATTTCACTTGCCAATCTGGATATGACCCAGCTTTCGCCTTATACCGAGAAATTCATAGCTTACCCGGTCAGCACCGGGATGCTCAGTTCCGATGTGGGGATAAAGCTGCGCGGAAAGTTTATTGCCGTAGACAATGTATTTGATATTTACAAGTTTGATGTGGGCAATAAAATTAACAATCCCGATGCGCCTAATATTCCCATCGGCCTCGGGCTGGCTCTGCTCAGGGACAGCAGCGGCAATATCCGGCTTGATATCCCGGTAGAGGGCGATCTTTCCGATCCTCAGTTCAGACTGGGCAAGGTTATTGGTCGGGCAATTGTCAACCTGCTGGTCAAGGCTGTTACGTCTCCTTTTGCTTTGATCGGAGCACTTGTCGGCGGCGGTGAGGATATGGATGTGATGGCTTTTGAACCCGGCAAGGATGGATTCAAGGAAGGCGAGTTGTCCAAGGTCGAATCTGTAGCCAAGGCCATGATTGACCGTCCGGGACTCAAGCTGGAGGTCAGCGGATTTACAGCACCAGAGGATATCCCGGCCATGGAAAAGGCTACGTTCCGCAGGCAGGTTGCCATGCCTAAGTTTCTTGAGCTTGAAGGTGATGAAAATGCGCCTAAGTCTGTTGACGAAGTAGTAGTGAGCGAAGAAGAATATCCAGAATATCTGGAAGCTGCCTATAAGGCAGCAACCTTTGAAAGGCCGAAAAACTTCCTCGGCATTGTGGTGGCACAGCCAGTTCCGGATATGGAAAAAGCCTTGCGCGATCATATCAAGATTACAGATACGCAATTGGCTGAACTGGCCCGGCGCAGAGCTGAGAGAGTGCGGACCCTCTTGGTTCAGCAGTCCGGAATTGCACCGGAGCGGGTTTTCCTTAAAGGAGTATCAGCCACCGGAAAAGGGACCGGACCGCGTGTTGAGTTGGGACTTCAATAG
- a CDS encoding HD domain-containing phosphohydrolase, translating into MISYSKKKAGSKFPPQIMVVEDEAIVSLDIQGRLKALGYQVAGVASSGDQAIQLSNEKLPDLILMDIMLEGEMDGIDTASMIKKTQDIPIIYLTAYADNDTLSRAKITEPFGYIIKPFEDRELSLTIEMALYKHHTESALKESLRHMNRIFDETVASLTVMSEKRDPYTSGHQQRVAELACRIAVKMKLSTKEINSIRIAGILHDVGKISIPAEILSKPTRLTDLEMNLMKTHSEAGYEILKGISFPWPVAQIVLQHHERMDGTGYPNRLGGESILQEARIIAVADVVEAMSSHRPYRAALGLPRAMAEIARGRGTSYDPDVVDACTHLIEEDNFSFDK; encoded by the coding sequence ATGATTTCCTATTCTAAAAAAAAAGCAGGTAGTAAATTCCCACCCCAAATCATGGTTGTGGAGGACGAAGCCATTGTATCGCTGGATATACAGGGCCGGCTCAAAGCTCTAGGCTATCAAGTCGCCGGAGTGGCCTCCTCAGGAGATCAGGCCATACAATTGTCAAATGAAAAGCTCCCCGACCTGATCCTTATGGATATAATGCTCGAAGGAGAAATGGACGGTATAGATACGGCCTCGATGATAAAAAAGACACAAGACATCCCCATTATCTATCTGACCGCTTACGCCGACAACGACACCTTGAGCCGGGCCAAGATAACCGAACCCTTCGGCTACATCATCAAGCCTTTTGAAGACCGGGAGCTGAGCCTGACCATTGAAATGGCTCTTTACAAACATCACACGGAAAGTGCGCTCAAAGAAAGTCTCAGGCATATGAACCGGATTTTTGATGAAACAGTGGCCTCTCTGACTGTCATGTCTGAAAAAAGGGATCCATACACCTCGGGCCACCAGCAGAGGGTGGCGGAACTGGCCTGCCGGATTGCCGTAAAAATGAAACTGTCCACCAAGGAAATCAACAGCATCAGGATCGCAGGTATTCTGCATGATGTGGGGAAAATATCCATTCCGGCAGAAATCCTCTCCAAGCCTACCCGGCTGACCGACCTTGAAATGAACCTGATGAAGACACACAGTGAGGCCGGCTATGAAATCCTGAAAGGTATCTCCTTTCCATGGCCCGTAGCCCAGATTGTCCTGCAGCACCATGAACGAATGGACGGCACAGGATACCCCAACAGACTGGGCGGGGAGAGCATTCTGCAGGAAGCCCGGATCATTGCCGTGGCCGACGTAGTGGAAGCCATGAGTTCCCACCGCCCCTACCGTGCGGCCCTCGGCCTGCCCAGAGCGATGGCTGAAATTGCGCGCGGGAGAGGAACATCATATGATCCGGATGTGGTGGATGCATGCACACATCTGATTGAAGAAGATAATTTTTCTTTTGATAAATAA
- the tkt gene encoding transketolase, protein MSNNQLDQKAVNVVKGLIMDSIRKANSGHPGGSMSSADFAYVLYKDFLKFDPSNPEWADRDRFVMAAGHESPLLYSILHLCGFLTIEDLKQFRQLDSITPGHPEHDMTPGVEATSGPLGQGFCVGVGMATAEAFLNANTNDDVVDHHTYVLSSDGDFQEPVALGAATLAGLWGLGKLIVYYDSNDIQLAGPTSKCDCTDFKKVFEAMCWHVVEIDGHDHEAIREAVKAGQAETSKPTIIIGKTVMAKGAATCEGSHSTHGSPLSHEEIEATKKCFGLPEKETFYVPEDVVEHFQARFPDLKALAAQWKEKSDAALATDEKISAFWAQANTPRSEIKLELPEFEAGQSIATRKVWGACLDAITDALPTLVGGSADLDPSNQTANFRKKVGDFAIDGKTARNLAFGVREFPMSVILNGMALHGGVIPFGATFLTFSDYCRNGMRMSALQHLPVIYIYTHDSFYVGEDGPTHQPIEHVASLRLIPNMLVLRPADARETAACLEIAMAQDKRPSALMLTRQGLPVLGKDEFPQVEEGVKRGGYIVKDCEGTPDMIAIAAGSEVSMAIEAASMIEGKKIRVVSMPSVEIFEEQDQEYKDSVLDPNVRTRIAAEAGRPEGWYKYVGIDGAVLGIDHFGASAPAAQLAEKYGFTAANFAELMKKQF, encoded by the coding sequence ATGAGTAACAACCAGTTGGACCAGAAAGCGGTCAACGTTGTCAAAGGCTTGATCATGGACTCCATCCGCAAGGCCAATTCCGGCCATCCCGGCGGCTCCATGTCTTCCGCAGACTTTGCCTACGTCCTTTACAAGGACTTCCTTAAATTCGATCCCAGCAATCCCGAGTGGGCCGACCGTGACCGTTTCGTCATGGCTGCAGGTCACGAATCCCCGCTGCTCTACTCCATCCTGCATCTCTGCGGATTCCTGACCATCGAAGACCTCAAGCAGTTCCGCCAGCTGGATTCCATCACCCCCGGCCATCCCGAACACGACATGACCCCCGGCGTTGAAGCTACTTCCGGCCCTCTGGGGCAGGGTTTCTGTGTCGGTGTAGGTATGGCTACCGCCGAGGCTTTCCTCAATGCCAACACTAACGACGATGTTGTAGACCACCACACCTACGTTCTCTCCTCCGACGGTGACTTTCAGGAGCCCGTAGCACTTGGTGCTGCAACCCTCGCCGGACTCTGGGGACTGGGTAAACTCATCGTTTACTACGATTCCAACGACATTCAGCTCGCAGGTCCCACCAGCAAGTGTGACTGCACCGACTTCAAAAAAGTTTTCGAAGCCATGTGCTGGCACGTTGTGGAAATCGACGGTCACGATCACGAGGCCATCCGCGAAGCAGTGAAAGCAGGTCAGGCTGAGACTTCCAAGCCGACCATCATCATCGGTAAAACCGTTATGGCAAAAGGAGCCGCTACCTGTGAAGGCAGCCACTCCACCCACGGTTCCCCACTTTCCCATGAAGAAATCGAAGCTACCAAGAAATGCTTCGGCCTTCCTGAAAAAGAAACTTTCTACGTACCCGAAGATGTTGTTGAACATTTTCAGGCCCGTTTCCCCGATCTCAAGGCTCTGGCAGCCCAGTGGAAAGAAAAATCCGACGCAGCACTCGCTACCGATGAAAAAATCTCCGCTTTCTGGGCTCAGGCCAACACTCCCCGCAGCGAGATCAAGCTTGAACTGCCTGAATTCGAAGCAGGACAGTCCATTGCAACCCGTAAGGTATGGGGCGCATGCCTCGATGCCATCACCGACGCTCTGCCCACTCTCGTGGGTGGTTCCGCTGACCTCGATCCCTCCAACCAGACTGCGAACTTCCGCAAAAAGGTCGGAGACTTCGCCATTGACGGCAAGACTGCACGTAACCTCGCTTTCGGTGTCCGTGAGTTCCCCATGTCCGTTATCCTTAACGGTATGGCTCTGCACGGCGGCGTAATCCCCTTCGGTGCAACCTTCCTGACTTTCTCCGACTACTGCAGAAACGGTATGCGCATGTCCGCGCTGCAGCACCTGCCGGTTATCTACATCTACACCCACGATTCTTTTTACGTAGGTGAAGACGGCCCCACCCACCAGCCCATTGAGCACGTAGCGTCCCTGCGCCTCATTCCGAACATGCTGGTGCTTCGTCCCGCAGATGCACGCGAAACCGCAGCCTGCCTCGAAATCGCCATGGCACAGGACAAACGTCCTTCCGCCCTCATGCTCACCCGTCAGGGACTTCCCGTCCTCGGTAAGGATGAGTTCCCGCAGGTAGAAGAAGGCGTTAAACGCGGCGGTTACATTGTAAAAGACTGCGAAGGCACCCCGGACATGATCGCCATTGCCGCCGGTTCCGAAGTATCCATGGCTATTGAAGCAGCTTCCATGATTGAAGGCAAAAAGATCCGCGTGGTCTCCATGCCCTCCGTGGAAATCTTCGAAGAGCAGGATCAGGAATACAAGGATTCCGTACTCGATCCCAACGTACGCACCCGCATCGCAGCAGAAGCAGGCCGTCCCGAAGGCTGGTACAAATACGTCGGTATTGACGGCGCAGTACTCGGTATAGACCACTTCGGCGCATCCGCACCTGCTGCACAGCTCGCAGAGAAATACGGCTTCACCGCCGCTAACTTCGCAGAGCTGATGAAGAAGCAGTTCTAA
- a CDS encoding YtxH domain-containing protein, whose protein sequence is MNWFKKLAYILCLVALLGAVSACSEEGPAEKAGKQIDEAMDQAKDQMDQMGDDAKSTFDDLKKKANEAMDN, encoded by the coding sequence ATGAATTGGTTTAAAAAGTTGGCTTATATTTTGTGTCTGGTTGCTCTTCTAGGAGCCGTTTCCGCTTGCAGTGAAGAAGGTCCTGCTGAAAAAGCCGGAAAGCAGATTGATGAGGCAATGGATCAGGCTAAGGATCAAATGGATCAGATGGGTGATGATGCCAAGAGCACATTTGATGATCTGAAAAAGAAAGCGAATGAGGCGATGGATAATTAG